The following are from one region of the Paenibacillus bovis genome:
- a CDS encoding malate:quinone oxidoreductase, translated as MSSIQKKTDIILIGAGVMSATLGSLLKELAPEWEIKVFEKLASAGEESSNEWNNAGTGHAALCELNYTTEKPDGSVDISKAVQINEQFQLSRQFWSFLVKSNLIRNPQDFIKPIPHMSLVMGEKNVSFLNKRFKALSKLPLFEGMEYSDDPNKLKKWIPLIMEGRSSNEPIAATKIDSGTDVNFGALTRMLFDHLKSKNVEIHYKHSIKDIKRTSDGMWSVKVQNLDNGKVEHHLTKFIFIGAGGGSLPLLQKTGIPESRYIGGFPVSGLFMVCNNPDIVARHHAKVYGKAKVGAPPMSVPHLDTRYIGNKKALLFGPFAGFSPKFLKTGSNLDLIGSVKPNNLFTMLAAGAKEMGLTKYLIQQVMLSNDKRLEELREFIPNAKLDEWEIVVAGQRVQVIKDTPSGKGTLQFGTEVVSAADGSVAALLGASPGASTAVHVMLEVLQRCFPQRMNEWEPKIKEMIPSYGIALADHPDMFHEIFASTTKTLELSEEKHPSIDSLKIVTEPEVFGEPVQ; from the coding sequence ATGAGCAGCATACAGAAAAAAACAGACATTATCTTAATTGGTGCCGGGGTCATGAGTGCGACGCTGGGATCATTGCTGAAAGAGTTAGCACCGGAGTGGGAAATTAAAGTGTTTGAAAAACTCGCAAGCGCTGGAGAAGAAAGCTCCAACGAATGGAATAATGCGGGTACAGGCCATGCTGCCCTATGCGAGCTGAACTATACGACCGAGAAGCCGGACGGATCGGTAGATATCAGCAAGGCGGTACAGATCAATGAGCAATTTCAGCTGTCCCGGCAATTCTGGTCCTTCCTGGTGAAAAGCAATCTGATCCGCAATCCACAGGACTTTATCAAGCCTATCCCTCATATGAGTCTGGTCATGGGCGAGAAAAATGTATCTTTTCTGAACAAAAGATTTAAAGCGCTATCAAAACTGCCATTGTTCGAAGGCATGGAGTATTCGGACGATCCGAACAAACTCAAAAAATGGATTCCGCTTATTATGGAAGGCCGCTCGTCCAATGAACCGATTGCGGCAACCAAGATCGATTCCGGTACGGACGTGAACTTTGGGGCGCTAACACGCATGCTGTTCGACCATCTCAAAAGCAAAAATGTAGAAATTCATTATAAACATAGCATCAAGGATATCAAGCGTACGAGCGATGGCATGTGGTCAGTCAAAGTGCAGAATCTGGATAATGGTAAAGTGGAGCATCATCTGACCAAATTTATCTTTATCGGTGCCGGAGGCGGCAGTCTGCCACTGCTGCAGAAAACAGGTATTCCGGAATCGCGTTATATCGGCGGATTCCCGGTCAGTGGCCTGTTCATGGTCTGCAACAACCCGGATATCGTCGCCCGCCATCATGCCAAAGTATACGGCAAAGCCAAAGTAGGCGCGCCGCCAATGTCGGTTCCGCATCTGGATACCCGCTATATCGGCAACAAAAAGGCGCTGCTGTTCGGTCCGTTCGCCGGCTTCTCGCCGAAGTTCCTCAAAACAGGCTCCAACCTCGATCTGATCGGATCGGTGAAGCCGAATAACCTGTTCACGATGCTGGCAGCCGGTGCCAAGGAAATGGGACTGACCAAGTACCTGATCCAGCAGGTGATGCTGTCCAACGACAAGCGGCTGGAAGAGCTGCGCGAATTTATTCCCAATGCCAAGCTGGACGAATGGGAGATTGTGGTCGCCGGTCAGCGTGTGCAGGTAATCAAGGATACTCCTAGCGGCAAAGGAACTCTGCAGTTCGGTACGGAAGTGGTCAGTGCGGCAGACGGCTCGGTCGCTGCACTGCTGGGCGCTTCTCCGGGCGCTTCGACCGCCGTGCACGTTATGCTGGAAGTACTGCAAAGATGCTTCCCGCAGCGCATGAACGAATGGGAGCCCAAGATCAAAGAGATGATTCCTTCCTACGGCATAGCACTGGCGGATCATCCGGATATGTTCCATGAAATCTTCGCGTCCACAACCAAGACACTGGAGCTGAGCGAAGAAAAGCACCCCAGTATCGACTCTCTGAAAATAGTTACCGAGCCGGAGGTATTCGGAGAACCGGTGCAGTAG